The proteins below come from a single Stomoxys calcitrans chromosome 1, idStoCalc2.1, whole genome shotgun sequence genomic window:
- the LOC106088957 gene encoding very-long-chain enoyl-CoA reductase, which translates to MELEIVNAKTSKTCGKITVPADTDIAHLRQLISKKFRKETPSADRQSLRLEPRGKALKDTDTLHGLKLRTGDKVYVKDLGPQIGWKTVFLAEYAGPLVVYLLFYTRPELVYGKDATVPISLTTHIAAACYTVHYVKRLLETIFVHRFSHSTMPLRNLFKNCSYYWGFTAYVSYHVNHPYFTSPCMCQVWAALALFAFCELGNFSVHIALRNLRPPGTKVRRIPVPDGNPLTNLFRMVSCPNYTYEIGAWLSFSIMTSCLPALLFAFAGAFQMTVWALGKHRNYRKEFKDYPKQRRAIFPFIL; encoded by the exons ATGGAG CTTGAAATCGTTAATGCAAAAACGTCAAAAACCTGTGGAAAAATCACTGTGCCAGCCGACACTGACATTGCCCACTTAAGACAACTCATCAGTAAAAAGTTCCGTAAAGAAACTCCATCCGCTGACAGGCAGTCTTTGCGTTTGGAACCCAGAGGCAAAGCTCTCAAGGACACCGACACCTTACATGGTCTTAAATTAAGAACCGGCGACAAGGTCTATGTGAAAGATTTGGGCCCTCAAATTGGATGGAAAACGGTGTTTTTGGCTGAATATGCTGGCCCACTTGTGGTATATTTACTTTTCTATACCCGTCCCGAATTAGTTTATGGCAAAGATGCTACCGTGCCAATTTCCCTTACCACCCA tattgCTGCAGCCTGTTACACTGTTCATTATGTCAAGCGATTATTGGAAACGATTTTTGTCCATCGTTTCTCACACTCGACTATGCCCTTGCGTAATCTCTTCAAAAATTGCTCTTACTATTGGGGCTTCACAGCTTATGTGTCATATCATGTCAATCATCCCTACTTTACATCGCCTTGCATGTGTCAAGTTTGGGCTGCACTGGCTTTGTTTGCG TTCTGTGAATTAGGCAACTTCTCTGTGCACATTGCTTTGCGTAATTTGCGTCCACCCGGCACAAAAGTTCGCCGTATTCCTGTTCCCGATGGCAATCCTTTGACCAATTTGTTCCG caTGGTTTCTTGCCCCAACTACACTTATGAAATTGGAGCCTGGTTATCCTTCTCCATTATGACATCATGTTTGCCAGCTTTGCTTTTCGCTTTTGCTGGCGCCTTCCAAATGACTGTATGGGCCTTGGGCAAACACCGTAATTACCGAAAAGAATTCAAAGATTATCCCAAACAGAGGCGTGCCATCTTTCCATTTATCTTGTAA
- the LOC106088965 gene encoding 2',5'-phosphodiesterase 12: protein MRKHVWVKEIPTNTRDAVSLVVMLRSVLKLKPFEFICNQTRAAAASNCQRKIGMTVDRVYLRNDANSQDLHINFRYTNAELNIDRDFNFCRKLDEKLEGALTRIRGNIEKQFNKKLKKVKRKSPAEVQEPLSETVTDGSGELIVEFRRSNDKLEDLTFAEILNNNSANLTLHILDKTYNVVLNQPWIVNLVLPTCIMAGFAVYPSKLEMKYTDKAFCKAEWFKGKMPPSGNVQHANWSKCGEGFFYETSNEDVGHLLKFVLTPGNAAGNVGPAVEHISKNEVQAGPGQCPFETRHLFTQTRLQDDSFRVVSYNILADLYADSDYSRSYLFPYCPAYALKVEYRKQLYIKELLGYNADIICLQEVDKKIFEYDLKPVLEDQNFKGIIAEKGSCGEGIATFFRTDRFDLLESYSINIGEQLNTLEAFKDLWQKIQSNKKLVERIWNRSTTLQLNLLKMKNERYILVANTHLYFHPDADHIRLLQFGFSMLYLEDIYKKTLQKFNLENEKQLAIVFCGDFNSVPECGIYRLMTERFVDKDFIDWSSNAEEAVQDVSLGQPFAIKSACGTPEYTNYTHLFAACLDYIFYQCDRLEVEQFAPLPTNEELKANTAIPSVVFPSDHLALIADLKFIAN from the exons ATGAGAAAACATGTGTGGGTCAAAGAAATACCCACAAACACAAGAGATGCAGTCAGCCTAGTCGTTATGCTAAGGTCTGTCCTAAAACTAAAGCCATTTGAGTTTATTTGCAACCAAACAAGAGCTGCTGCTGCCTCTAATTGTCAGCGAAAGATTGGAATGACGGTCGATAGGGTGTACCTGCGTAATGACGCCAATAGCCAAGATCTACACATAAACTTTCGTTACACCAATGCAGAGCTGAACATAGACAGGGACTTCAATTTCTGTCGTAAACTGGATGAAAAGCTAGAAGGTGCTCTAACTCGCATACGTGGAAATATTGAGAAGCAATTCAACAAGAAACTTAAAAAAGTGAAACGCAAATCGCCGGCTGAAGTTCAGGAACCTTTGTCCGAAACCGTAACAGATGGCAGTGGAGAG TTGATCGTAGAGtttaggagaagcaatgataaACTGGAAGATCTAACTTTTGCTGAAATCCTAAATAACAACTCAGCCAACTTGACTTTGCACATTCTGGACAAGACTTATAATGTGGTGCTAAATCAGCCTTGGATAGTCAATTTGGTTTTGCCAACATGTATAATGGCTGGATTTGCCGTGTATCCAAGTAAGTTGGAAATGAAGTACACGGATAAAGCGTTCTGCAAGGCCGAATGGTTTAAAGGAAAAATG CCTCCTTCCGGCAATGTTCAACATGCCAACTGGTCCAAATGTGGAGAAGGCTTCTTTTACGAAACCTCCAACGAAGATGTGGgtcatttgctaaaatttgttttgacaCCTGGCAATGCGGCTGGGAATGTCGGCCCTGCCGTGGAGCATATAAGCAAAAACGAGGTCCAAGCAGGACCTGGTCAGTGTCCTTTTGAAACAAGACACCTATTCACCCAAACCCGCCTGCAAGATGACTCTTTTCGTGTGGTATCCTACAACATCCTAGCCGATTTGTATGCAGACAGTGACTATTCTCGCTCCTATTTATTTCCCTACTGTCCAGCCTATGCTCTAAAGGTGGAATATCGCAAACAATTGTATATAAAGGAACTGTTGGGTTATAATGCTGATATTATCTGCCTGCAAGAGGTTgataaaaaaatctttgaatACGATTTGAAACCGGTGCTTGAAGATCAAAACTTTAAGGGCATAATTGCCGAGAAGGGTTCCTGTGGTGAGGGCATAGCCACATTCTTTCGTACAGATCGTTTTGATTTGCTTGAAAGCTATAGCATAAATATTGGCGAGCAACTTAATACGTTGGAGGCCTTTAAGGATTTGTGGCAAAAAATTCAATCCAATAAAAAGCTGGTCGAACGCATCTGGAATCGTAGTACAACATTACAgttaaatttgttgaaaatgaaaaatgaacGGTACATTTTGGTGGCCAATACCCATTTGTATTTCCATCCCGATGCCGATCACATACGGCTTTTACAGTTTGGATTTTCTATGCTTTATCTTGAGGATATTTATAAGAAGACCCTACAGAAATTTAATctagaaaatgaaaaacaattgGCTATTGTATTTTGTGGGGATTTCAATAGCGTTCCCGAATGTGGCATTTATCGCTTGATGACAGAGCGTTTTGTGGATAAGGATTTCATAGATTGGAGTAGCA ATGCTGAAGAGGCTGTGCAAGATGTTTCTCTAGGTCAACCATTTGCTATTAAATCGGCTTGTGGTACTCCTGAATATACCAATTATACACATTTATTTGCTGCATGTCTGGACTATATATTTTACCAGTGCGATCGTTTGGAAGTGGAACAATTTGCTCCTTTGCCCACGAATGAGGAACTGAAAGCTAACACTGCCATACCATCAGTAGTCTTTCCATCTGACCATTTAGCCTTAATAGCTGATTTAAaattcatagccaattaa